A section of the Candidatus Dadabacteria bacterium genome encodes:
- a CDS encoding DUF86 domain-containing protein, with amino-acid sequence MSKNDTIWLRHMLDAAKEALYFAEGKTRNDLNESRMLVLSLVKSVEIIGEATLHITDATKNQSSDIQWKEIRGMRNRLVHAYFDIDLDVLWQTVEKDLPLLIQNIESVLDRPDK; translated from the coding sequence ATGAGCAAAAATGATACAATCTGGTTGCGCCACATGCTTGATGCCGCAAAAGAAGCGCTTTATTTTGCCGAAGGTAAAACCCGCAACGACCTGAATGAAAGCCGCATGCTTGTTTTGTCTCTTGTAAAGTCCGTTGAAATCATTGGAGAAGCGACTCTTCACATAACAGATGCAACAAAAAACCAATCCTCTGATATTCAATGGAAAGAAATAAGAGGTATGCGCAACCGTCTTGTGCATGCCTACTTTGACATAGACCTTGATGTGCTGTGGCAGACCGTTGAAAAGGATTTGCCATTACTGATTCAAAACATTGAATCTGTTTTAGACAGGCCCGATAAATGA
- a CDS encoding cytochrome c-type biogenesis protein CcmH, giving the protein MTIGISVLLAFLFLCVPSFAQTSTNREDTIAKQLMCRVCAGQSVAESDSQLARDIRGEIKRQIKEGKSDEEIILTLRKSFGDGILAEPPFRGFNVIVWLLPFIAALTGAAFAADYIRRNMRS; this is encoded by the coding sequence ATGACCATCGGAATCTCCGTCCTGCTCGCTTTCTTGTTTCTGTGCGTCCCGTCCTTCGCACAAACAAGCACCAATCGCGAGGACACTATAGCAAAACAACTTATGTGCCGCGTGTGCGCCGGGCAGTCGGTTGCGGAATCAGACTCGCAACTTGCGCGGGACATACGCGGGGAGATTAAAAGACAGATTAAAGAGGGAAAATCAGATGAAGAGATCATTCTTACTTTAAGAAAATCATTCGGGGACGGCATCCTTGCCGAGCCGCCGTTTCGCGGTTTCAACGTGATTGTGTGGCTACTTCCATTCATTGCCGCGCTCACCGGAGCGGCGTTTGCGGCGGACTACATAAGGAGGAATATGAGGAGTTAA